Proteins encoded together in one Formosa sp. Hel3_A1_48 window:
- the queG gene encoding tRNA epoxyqueuosine(34) reductase QueG, with protein MSKKTQYTNLIKTEAKRLGFLSCGVSKAEFLEEEAPKLESWLNQNKHGKMQYMENHFDKRLDPTLLVEGSKSVVSLTYNYFSEQLQHDSEAPKISTYAYGMDYHYVIKNKLNQLLEFIKEEIGDVHGRAFVDSAPILEKAWAKKSGLGWIGKHSNMLTQKVGSFYFIAELIIDLELEPDHAVTDHCGSCTACIDACPTDAITEPYKVDGSKCISYFTIELKENIPTEMGGKLDNWMFGCDVCQDVCPWNRFSKQHNEPLFNPKPELLSMTKKDWEEITQETFNKVFKNSAVKRTKYSGLTRNIRFLNQ; from the coding sequence ATGTCAAAAAAGACACAGTACACTAACCTTATTAAAACCGAAGCAAAACGCCTCGGTTTTTTATCTTGTGGCGTCAGTAAGGCTGAATTCTTAGAAGAAGAGGCCCCTAAATTAGAGTCTTGGTTAAACCAAAATAAGCATGGAAAAATGCAATACATGGAAAACCACTTTGATAAGCGTTTGGATCCCACACTATTAGTTGAGGGGTCAAAGAGTGTGGTTTCGCTTACGTACAATTATTTTTCGGAGCAGCTTCAACACGATTCAGAAGCCCCAAAAATAAGCACCTATGCTTATGGTATGGATTATCATTATGTTATAAAAAATAAGCTGAATCAACTTTTAGAATTTATAAAAGAAGAGATTGGAGATGTTCACGGCCGTGCTTTTGTTGATTCTGCTCCAATTTTGGAAAAAGCTTGGGCTAAAAAATCTGGCTTGGGCTGGATTGGGAAACACAGTAATATGTTGACCCAAAAAGTGGGCTCTTTTTACTTTATTGCTGAACTTATTATTGATTTGGAATTAGAGCCAGATCATGCTGTGACCGATCATTGTGGAAGCTGCACTGCTTGTATTGATGCCTGCCCAACAGATGCAATCACTGAGCCTTACAAAGTGGATGGCAGCAAGTGTATTTCGTATTTTACCATCGAATTAAAAGAAAATATTCCAACAGAAATGGGGGGTAAACTAGATAACTGGATGTTTGGATGTGATGTGTGTCAGGATGTTTGCCCATGGAATCGTTTCTCTAAACAACACAATGAACCTCTTTTTAACCCCAAGCCAGAATTGCTTTCTATGACCAAAAAAGATTGGGAAGAAATTACACAAGAAACATTCAATAAAGTCTTTAAAAATTCTGCAGTAAAACGCACCAAATATAGCGGACTTACACGGAATATAAGATTTCTAAACCAGTAA
- the ruvB gene encoding Holliday junction branch migration DNA helicase RuvB — translation MNEHLDPSDENLSSEEHDIEKALRPLTFSDFSGQEQVLENLQIFVKAAVERDEALDHTLFHGPPGLGKTTLAHILANELGVGIKVTSGPVLDKPGDLAGLLTNLEDRDVLFIDEIHRLSPIVEEYLYSAMEDYKIDIMIESGPNARTVQINLNPFTLIGATTRSGLLTAPMRARFGISSRLEYYSTELLSTILQRSAQILNVPISFEAAIEIAGRSRGTPRIANALLRRVRDFAQIKGNGKIDIEIAKFGLKALNVDAHGLDDMDNKILTTIIDKFKGGPVGITTIATAVSESPETIEEVYEPFLIQQGFIMRTPRGREVTELAYKHLGRQKGDYQTGLF, via the coding sequence ATGAATGAACACCTTGACCCATCAGACGAGAATTTATCATCTGAGGAACACGATATCGAAAAAGCGTTGAGGCCATTAACTTTTTCCGATTTTTCGGGACAGGAACAAGTACTTGAAAATTTACAGATATTTGTAAAGGCTGCAGTAGAACGAGATGAAGCACTGGACCACACTCTTTTTCACGGACCTCCAGGGTTAGGAAAAACTACTCTTGCTCACATCTTAGCAAATGAACTAGGTGTGGGTATCAAGGTTACTTCAGGGCCTGTTTTGGACAAACCAGGAGACTTAGCAGGCTTACTTACTAACCTAGAAGATCGAGATGTATTGTTCATTGATGAAATTCATCGGTTGAGCCCTATAGTTGAAGAGTATTTATATTCCGCTATGGAGGATTATAAAATTGACATCATGATCGAATCGGGACCAAATGCCCGCACTGTTCAAATTAATTTAAATCCATTTACCTTGATAGGTGCTACCACCAGATCTGGCTTACTGACAGCGCCAATGCGTGCTCGTTTTGGCATCAGCAGTCGCTTAGAATATTACTCTACTGAGCTTCTTTCAACAATTCTTCAGCGAAGTGCCCAAATCCTGAACGTACCAATTAGCTTTGAAGCAGCCATTGAAATTGCTGGGCGTAGTCGAGGTACACCTAGAATTGCAAACGCATTACTAAGACGAGTTAGAGATTTTGCTCAAATTAAAGGCAATGGAAAAATAGACATTGAAATAGCAAAATTTGGCCTTAAGGCACTCAATGTTGATGCCCATGGATTAGACGACATGGACAATAAAATTTTGACAACAATAATTGATAAGTTTAAAGGCGGTCCAGTTGGAATAACTACTATTGCCACGGCGGTTAGTGAAAGCCCAGAAACCATTGAAGAGGTTTATGAGCCCTTCTTGATTCAACAAGGATTTATCATGCGTACACCAAGAGGAAGAGAAGTTACTGAACTTGCCTATAAGCACCTTGGTCGTCAAAAAGGAGATTATCAAACAGGACTGTTTTAG
- a CDS encoding NADP-dependent malic enzyme — MSKRTRHDLEALAYHAKPNPGKIQVVPTKKYATQRDLALAYSPGVAAPCLEIQQNPAEAYKYTSKGNLVAVISNGTAVLGLGNIGPEASKPVMEGKGLLFKIFADIDVFDIEVDTENIDEFINTVKNIAPTFGGINLEDIKAPEAFEIEKRLKEELNIPVMHDDQHGTAIISAAALINALELAEKQIEDVQIVVSGAGAAAISCTRLYMSFGAKRENIVMLDSKGVIRQDRPSLTSQKAEFATTKKIDTLGDAMHNADVFIGLSTSDIVTPKMLNSMAKNPIVFAMANPDPEITYDLAIKTREDIIMATGRSDTPNQVNNVLGFPFIFRGALDVRATTINEAMKKAAVVALAELAKEPVPEQVNIAYGETRLTFGSDYIIPKPFDPRLIAKIPPAVAKAAMDSGVAQFPIQDWEKYEETLLDRMGADNKIVRLLFNRARLNPKRVVFAEADQLDVLKAAQIVYEEGIAHPILLGNKKQIERLKEQLEFEADVPIIDPKDEDHIEQKNKYGEVFWKQQERSGQTLLSAQKLMRERNYYAAMMVNEGDADALITGYSRSYPSIVKPMLDLIGLAPGSTRIATTNVMITRRGPLFLSDTAININPTAHDLIKITQMTSGVMKMFGITPVMAMLSYSNFGSSKDQTATKVREAVSYLHRRHPDLSVDGELQTDFALNSDMLRANFPFSKLANKKVNALIFPNLESANITYKLLKELNKAESIGPIMMGLRKPVHIIQFGASVDEIVNMTAVAVIDAQQKEKK; from the coding sequence ATGTCAAAACGCACAAGACACGACTTAGAAGCTTTAGCTTATCATGCCAAGCCAAACCCTGGGAAAATTCAAGTAGTTCCTACTAAAAAGTATGCCACCCAGCGTGATTTAGCTCTTGCGTATTCTCCTGGAGTTGCAGCGCCTTGTCTGGAAATTCAACAGAATCCAGCTGAAGCTTATAAATATACGTCTAAAGGAAATTTAGTTGCAGTTATTTCAAATGGAACAGCAGTTTTAGGTCTTGGGAATATTGGCCCAGAAGCGTCTAAACCTGTTATGGAGGGCAAAGGCCTTTTGTTTAAAATTTTTGCTGATATTGATGTTTTTGACATTGAAGTTGATACGGAAAATATTGATGAATTCATCAACACAGTTAAAAATATTGCACCCACTTTTGGAGGGATAAATCTTGAAGATATAAAAGCTCCTGAGGCTTTTGAAATTGAAAAACGTCTCAAAGAAGAATTGAATATTCCAGTGATGCATGACGACCAACATGGCACTGCTATTATCTCTGCTGCAGCTTTAATTAATGCTTTAGAGTTGGCAGAAAAACAAATTGAAGATGTTCAGATTGTAGTCAGTGGCGCGGGAGCTGCAGCGATTTCTTGCACCAGATTATACATGTCTTTTGGTGCCAAGCGCGAAAATATCGTTATGCTCGACAGCAAAGGGGTTATTCGTCAAGATCGCCCTTCACTTACTTCTCAAAAAGCTGAATTTGCAACGACTAAAAAGATAGATACTTTGGGCGATGCAATGCATAATGCCGATGTATTTATTGGTCTTTCTACATCCGATATTGTCACACCTAAAATGCTAAATTCTATGGCCAAAAATCCTATTGTTTTTGCTATGGCTAATCCTGATCCAGAAATCACTTATGACTTAGCTATAAAAACAAGAGAGGATATAATTATGGCTACAGGAAGAAGTGATACACCGAATCAAGTCAACAATGTTCTTGGATTCCCGTTTATATTTAGAGGCGCGCTAGATGTTCGCGCCACCACCATCAATGAAGCTATGAAAAAGGCTGCTGTAGTTGCCTTGGCAGAATTGGCCAAAGAGCCAGTACCTGAGCAGGTTAATATAGCCTACGGAGAAACTCGTCTAACTTTTGGAAGTGATTATATTATTCCTAAACCTTTTGATCCTAGATTGATTGCCAAAATCCCCCCTGCTGTAGCCAAGGCTGCAATGGATAGTGGTGTAGCCCAATTTCCTATTCAAGATTGGGAAAAGTACGAAGAAACCTTATTGGATCGAATGGGCGCGGATAACAAAATTGTTCGCTTATTGTTCAATAGAGCACGACTAAACCCTAAACGTGTTGTTTTTGCAGAAGCTGATCAATTGGATGTGTTGAAAGCAGCACAAATTGTGTATGAAGAAGGAATTGCACATCCTATTCTTTTGGGCAATAAAAAGCAAATAGAACGGCTTAAAGAACAGCTTGAATTTGAAGCAGATGTACCAATTATAGATCCAAAAGACGAAGATCATATCGAACAGAAGAACAAGTATGGTGAGGTGTTTTGGAAACAACAAGAACGCAGTGGTCAAACGCTTTTGTCAGCTCAGAAACTCATGCGCGAGCGAAATTATTATGCAGCAATGATGGTTAATGAAGGAGACGCCGATGCGTTAATAACGGGCTATTCAAGAAGCTATCCATCAATTGTAAAACCAATGCTAGATTTGATCGGATTAGCACCAGGATCAACCCGTATTGCAACCACCAATGTTATGATTACGCGCAGAGGACCATTATTTTTGAGCGACACCGCAATCAATATTAACCCAACTGCTCATGATTTAATCAAAATTACTCAAATGACTTCAGGGGTTATGAAAATGTTTGGAATTACACCTGTGATGGCGATGCTTTCATATTCTAATTTTGGCTCATCTAAAGACCAGACAGCGACCAAGGTTCGCGAAGCAGTTTCTTATTTACACCGTCGTCATCCTGACTTGTCGGTCGATGGTGAACTCCAGACAGATTTTGCGCTTAATAGCGATATGCTGAGAGCTAATTTTCCGTTTTCAAAACTCGCCAATAAAAAAGTAAATGCACTTATATTCCCCAATTTAGAATCGGCAAACATCACATATAAATTGTTGAAAGAACTCAACAAGGCGGAGTCAATAGGGCCTATTATGATGGGGCTAAGAAAACCAGTCCATATTATACAATTTGGCGCTAGCGTAGATGAAATTGTCAATATGACGGCGGTAGCAGTGATTGATGCACAACAAAAAGAAAAGAAGTGA
- a CDS encoding quinol:cytochrome C oxidoreductase: MYTFSKRLKITSLVLIIVGAIGWISSYNSSHHLSLEDVKLLLAEEDAHHGSSETHDSAEAHDDAKAHAAMIHASIEDDHHQEEAHHGDEHAEHVLHQMHNRPYAALYVAAFFFMMISLGVLAFYGIQYAAQAGWSPVLFRVMEAITYYLLPGALIVLGIGLWAGDHLFIWMDPEVVAHDELIQGKSGWLNKTWFAIRGLIFITGWSLYRYFSRKFSLAQDLADVNDNSNFKKNFRISAAFLVFYIYTESMMSWDWIMSVDPHWFSTLFGWYVFASMFVSGITVIALITIYLKAKGLMEFVNDSHLHDLAKFMFAISVFWTYLWFSQFMLIWYANIPEEVTYFITRIEDYKLPFFGMLILNFIFPFLVLMNSDYKRVPWFIVMAGIVILFGHYIDVFNMIMPATVGDRWFIGVPEISAVLFFLGLFLLVVFYALSKAPLLPKGNPFIKESEQFHY; the protein is encoded by the coding sequence ATGTACACGTTTTCAAAAAGATTAAAAATTACATCTCTTGTTCTAATCATTGTTGGAGCAATTGGATGGATTTCGAGCTATAATTCATCTCATCACCTTAGCTTGGAAGATGTTAAGTTACTCTTGGCTGAAGAAGATGCACACCATGGCTCTTCTGAGACTCATGATAGTGCTGAGGCTCATGATGATGCTAAGGCTCATGCAGCAATGATTCATGCATCTATTGAAGATGATCACCACCAAGAAGAAGCCCACCACGGCGATGAGCACGCCGAACATGTTTTGCATCAAATGCACAATAGGCCTTATGCTGCATTGTATGTAGCAGCGTTTTTCTTTATGATGATTTCTCTTGGTGTTCTTGCATTTTACGGAATTCAGTATGCAGCTCAAGCAGGGTGGTCACCAGTACTTTTTAGAGTCATGGAAGCCATTACTTATTATCTATTGCCTGGTGCGCTTATCGTTTTGGGTATTGGTCTTTGGGCTGGAGATCATCTTTTTATATGGATGGATCCAGAGGTTGTTGCCCATGATGAACTTATTCAAGGAAAATCGGGTTGGCTCAACAAAACATGGTTTGCTATTAGAGGTTTAATATTTATTACAGGATGGAGTTTGTACCGTTATTTTTCCAGAAAATTCTCATTAGCACAAGATTTGGCTGATGTGAATGATAACAGCAACTTCAAGAAAAATTTTAGAATTTCAGCAGCGTTTCTTGTGTTCTATATATACACAGAATCCATGATGTCTTGGGATTGGATTATGAGTGTTGATCCACACTGGTTCAGCACATTGTTTGGGTGGTATGTTTTCGCAAGTATGTTTGTTAGTGGAATTACAGTAATCGCACTCATTACAATTTATTTAAAGGCAAAGGGCCTTATGGAATTTGTAAACGATAGTCACTTGCATGACTTGGCAAAGTTCATGTTTGCTATAAGTGTATTTTGGACCTATTTATGGTTCTCCCAATTCATGTTGATTTGGTATGCTAACATTCCAGAAGAAGTAACTTATTTTATCACAAGGATTGAAGATTACAAACTTCCATTTTTTGGTATGCTAATCCTAAATTTCATTTTTCCATTCTTGGTGCTTATGAACAGTGACTACAAGCGTGTGCCATGGTTTATTGTTATGGCAGGGATTGTGATTTTGTTTGGGCATTATATAGATGTATTCAATATGATTATGCCCGCTACTGTTGGTGACCGTTGGTTTATTGGTGTGCCGGAAATCAGTGCCGTTTTATTTTTCCTTGGATTGTTTCTATTGGTCGTATTTTACGCCCTTTCAAAAGCTCCATTATTGCCAAAAGGCAATCCATTTATTAAGGAAAGCGAACAGTTTCATTATTAA
- the ruvA gene encoding Holliday junction branch migration protein RuvA, translated as MITHISGKLVEKSPTNVVVDCNGIGYFIHISLHTFSQLTNDEHVKLLTHFQVKEDAHQLYGFATSAEREIFRLLISVSGIGTNTARTMLSSLTPKQVREGIATEDVALIQSVKGIGLKTAQRVIIDLKDKVLKIYDIDETVALSNNTNKDEALSALEVLGFAKKQSDRVVAKIIAQQPNATVEIIIKEALKNL; from the coding sequence ATGATCACTCACATAAGTGGAAAGTTAGTTGAAAAATCTCCAACAAATGTTGTGGTTGATTGTAACGGAATAGGCTATTTTATTCACATTTCACTTCATACATTTTCACAGCTAACAAACGATGAGCATGTTAAGTTACTCACCCATTTTCAGGTTAAAGAAGACGCACATCAATTGTATGGTTTTGCAACATCAGCTGAGCGTGAAATATTTAGACTTCTAATCTCTGTCAGTGGGATTGGAACAAATACAGCACGAACTATGTTGTCTTCATTGACGCCCAAACAAGTACGTGAAGGGATTGCCACCGAGGACGTCGCATTGATTCAATCGGTCAAGGGGATTGGTCTTAAAACAGCCCAGCGTGTTATCATTGATCTAAAAGATAAAGTCCTTAAAATTTACGATATTGACGAAACTGTTGCTCTTTCAAACAATACAAATAAAGATGAAGCGTTATCAGCACTGGAGGTCTTGGGATTTGCTAAAAAGCAATCGGACAGAGTTGTTGCGAAAATTATAGCGCAACAGCCCAACGCTACTGTAGAAATAATCATCAAAGAGGCTCTAAAAAATTTATAA
- a CDS encoding cytochrome c oxidase subunit I, protein MSAHVDNHTHEDDHGHHHKETFVTKYIFSQDHKMIAKQYLITGIIMGIIGILMSLLMRMQIAWPEKPNAIFEALLGKWAPGGVMDADIYLALVTIHGTIMVFFVLTAGLSGTFSNLLIPLQIGARDMASGFLNMVSYWLFFLSSVIMVISFFVETGPAAAGWTVYPPLSALPLAQGGSGAGMTLWLVSMAIFIASSLLGSLNYIVTVLNLRTKGMSMTRLPLTIWAFFITAVIGVVSFPVLLSAALLLIMDRSFGTSFFLSDIFIQGEVLHYQGGSPVLFEHLFWFLGHPEVYIVLLPALGITSEVIATNARKPIFGYRAMVASIIAIAFLSTIVWGHHMFISGMNPFLGSVFTFTTLLIAIPSAVKAFNYITTLWKGNLQLNPAMLFSIGLVSTFITGGLTGIILGDSALDINVHDTYFVVAHFHLVMGISALYGLFAGVYHWFPKMFGRMLNKNLGYIHFWVTAVCAYGVFFPMHFIGMAGLPRRYYTNSNFPLFDDTQNVQILITIFALVAGLVQLVFLYNFIHSMFYGKKTVKNPWRSNTLEWTAPIEHFHGNWEGEIPHVHRWAYDYSKPGHDEDFVPQNIPLKKGEEELQH, encoded by the coding sequence ATGTCAGCACATGTAGATAACCATACACACGAAGACGATCACGGACACCACCACAAAGAAACCTTTGTGACAAAGTATATTTTTAGTCAAGATCATAAAATGATTGCAAAACAATACTTGATCACCGGGATCATTATGGGAATTATTGGGATTTTGATGTCTTTATTGATGCGTATGCAAATTGCTTGGCCAGAAAAACCGAATGCAATTTTCGAAGCTTTACTTGGAAAGTGGGCGCCAGGCGGAGTAATGGATGCCGATATTTATTTGGCTTTAGTTACAATTCACGGTACTATTATGGTCTTTTTTGTTTTAACCGCAGGGCTTAGTGGAACTTTTAGTAACCTATTGATTCCATTGCAGATAGGCGCAAGAGACATGGCCTCAGGGTTTTTAAATATGGTTTCTTACTGGCTATTTTTTCTATCTAGTGTTATTATGGTTATTTCTTTCTTTGTCGAAACTGGACCTGCCGCTGCTGGATGGACTGTATACCCACCCTTAAGTGCACTGCCATTGGCTCAAGGTGGCTCAGGTGCAGGGATGACTTTGTGGCTTGTTTCGATGGCTATTTTTATTGCCTCTTCACTTCTTGGGTCACTAAACTATATTGTTACTGTTTTGAACCTTAGAACTAAAGGAATGTCAATGACAAGACTGCCTCTAACCATTTGGGCGTTCTTTATCACTGCCGTCATTGGTGTGGTTTCTTTCCCCGTTTTGTTATCAGCAGCATTGTTGCTTATCATGGACCGAAGTTTTGGAACCTCTTTCTTCCTGTCGGATATTTTTATTCAAGGTGAGGTGCTGCATTATCAAGGAGGATCACCTGTCTTATTTGAGCATTTATTTTGGTTCCTTGGGCATCCAGAAGTTTATATTGTATTACTTCCTGCTTTAGGGATTACTTCTGAAGTGATTGCAACAAATGCACGTAAACCAATTTTTGGATACAGAGCGATGGTAGCATCAATTATTGCAATTGCATTTTTATCAACAATAGTCTGGGGTCATCACATGTTCATCTCAGGGATGAATCCATTTTTAGGTTCAGTCTTTACTTTTACAACATTACTTATTGCCATCCCATCGGCAGTAAAAGCATTTAATTACATAACCACTCTTTGGAAAGGAAATCTCCAGTTGAATCCAGCAATGCTTTTTTCAATTGGTCTGGTATCAACATTCATAACAGGTGGACTAACAGGAATTATTCTTGGCGACAGTGCTTTAGACATCAATGTTCACGACACTTATTTTGTAGTAGCTCACTTCCATTTGGTAATGGGTATTTCTGCATTGTATGGTCTTTTTGCTGGGGTATATCATTGGTTCCCAAAAATGTTTGGACGTATGCTTAATAAAAATTTGGGATATATTCATTTTTGGGTAACTGCAGTTTGTGCCTATGGTGTATTTTTCCCAATGCATTTTATAGGAATGGCAGGTCTTCCAAGACGATACTATACAAACAGTAACTTTCCGCTTTTTGATGATACTCAAAACGTACAGATTTTGATTACAATTTTTGCTTTAGTAGCAGGATTGGTACAATTGGTGTTTTTATATAATTTCATACACAGCATGTTCTATGGAAAGAAAACAGTGAAGAACCCTTGGCGATCCAACACTCTAGAATGGACTGCTCCTATTGAGCATTTCCATGGCAACTGGGAAGGTGAAATCCCACATGTTCATCGTTGGGCTTATGACTACAGTAAACCAGGACATGATGAAGATTTCGTACCTCAAAATATTCCTCTTAAAAAAGGAGAAGAAGAACTACAACACTAA
- a CDS encoding cytochrome c oxidase subunit II codes for MTGLLTILILLGITIAIWQMVKIFDLAQANRDTSQVANDKDNSVNAYLMLAFLGFIYFITIISFALWGDLPLVSNSASEHGPEIDRLMVISMVVIFIVQTITQFLLHYFAFKYKGEKGRKALFYADNDKLEFIWTIIPVIVLAGLIMYGLFTWNDIMNVNEDDDPLVVELYAQQFNWKARYAGADNVLGMANVRLINLDNANILGLDESDPNAQDDIITTELHLPVGRPVLFKMRSQDVLHSAYMPHFRAQMNCVPGMITQFAFTPTVTTAEMRLNPDIYQKVKNINKIRNENSKKLQAKGEEPLDRYEFDYLLLCNKICGKSHYNMQMKIIVETEEEYNEWISEQKQFKNSLVQN; via the coding sequence ATGACTGGCTTATTAACAATATTAATTTTACTAGGAATCACCATCGCGATATGGCAAATGGTCAAGATATTTGATTTAGCACAAGCTAATCGAGACACATCTCAAGTAGCTAACGACAAAGATAATTCTGTAAATGCATACCTTATGTTGGCATTTTTAGGATTCATTTATTTTATTACAATAATATCATTTGCGCTTTGGGGTGATTTACCTCTTGTATCTAATTCTGCTTCAGAACACGGACCAGAAATCGACCGATTAATGGTTATTTCTATGGTTGTTATTTTTATTGTACAGACAATTACCCAGTTTTTACTGCACTATTTTGCATTTAAGTACAAGGGAGAAAAAGGCAGAAAGGCCCTTTTTTATGCTGATAATGATAAGCTGGAATTTATATGGACTATTATTCCAGTGATAGTGCTAGCAGGACTTATCATGTATGGACTATTTACATGGAACGATATTATGAACGTTAATGAGGACGATGACCCACTTGTGGTTGAACTATATGCCCAGCAATTTAACTGGAAAGCACGTTATGCAGGGGCAGATAATGTCCTTGGAATGGCGAATGTACGTTTGATAAATCTAGACAATGCTAATATTTTAGGATTAGATGAATCTGACCCCAATGCTCAAGACGATATCATCACTACTGAGCTTCACTTGCCTGTAGGACGGCCAGTGTTATTCAAAATGCGTTCTCAAGATGTGTTACACTCTGCGTACATGCCACATTTCAGAGCTCAAATGAATTGTGTACCTGGAATGATTACTCAATTTGCTTTTACACCCACTGTAACTACTGCAGAGATGCGTCTGAATCCAGATATTTATCAAAAGGTAAAAAACATTAATAAAATTCGAAATGAGAATAGTAAAAAACTTCAAGCTAAAGGCGAAGAACCACTTGACCGTTACGAATTTGATTATCTATTGTTGTGTAATAAAATTTGCGGGAAGTCGCATTACAACATGCAAATGAAAATCATTGTTGAAACGGAAGAGGAGTACAATGAATGGATCAGCGAGCAAAAACAATTTAAAAACTCATTAGTTCAAAACTAA